From one Erinaceus europaeus chromosome 4, mEriEur2.1, whole genome shotgun sequence genomic stretch:
- the PLAGL1 gene encoding zinc finger protein PLAGL1 isoform X2, giving the protein MLPVIEHMATHSPQKSHQCAHCEKTFNRKDHLKNHLQTHDPNKMAFGCEECGKKYHTVLGYKRHLALHAASSGDLTCGVCALELGSTEVLLDHLKAHAEEKPHHGAREKKHQCDHCERCFYTRKDVRRHLVVHTGCKDFLCQFCAQRFGRKDHLTRHTKKTHSQELMRESLQPGDLLSTLHAISPQFQLKATTTLSPFPLGAPVQNGLASSLQVEVHTLPSNHPEPPLQPIQPLPEPLAPLHPMPAPPNSPPALHNHKYNTAATSYPPLASMPIKQENKGYCNVNLLEDFPLQEPQSPLKLSPGFDLAKGSAAKINLPKELSADAVNLTIPASLDLSPLLGFWQLPPAAQNAFGNGTLTLGPGESLPHRLGCLGQQQQDPSLAMSLGQLALPPLPHVFSATAGPAILPHFHHAFR; this is encoded by the coding sequence GCACATGGcgacccactcaccccagaaaTCTCACCAGTGTGCTCACTGTGAGAAGACATTCAACCGGAAAGACCACCTGAAAAATCATCTCCAGACCCATGACCCTAACAAAATGGCCTTTGGGTGCGAGGAGTGTGGGAAGAAGTATCACACGGTGCTGGGCTACAAGAGGCACCTGGCGCTGCACGCGGCCAGCAGCGGCGACCTCACCTGCGGGGTGTGCGCGCTGGAGCTGGGCAGCACGGAGGTGCTGCTCGACCACCTCAAGGCCCACGCCGAAGAGAAGCCCCACCACGGAGCCCGGGAGAAGAAGCACCAGTGCGACCACTGCGAGAGGTGCTTCTACACCAGGAAAGATGTCCGGCGCCACCTGGTGGTCCACACAGGCTGCAAGGACTTCCTGTGTCAGTTCTGCGCCCAGAGATTTGGCCGCAAAGACCACCTCACCCGCCACACCAAGAAGACCCACTCGCAGGAGCTGATGAGGGAGAGTCTGCAGCCTGGAGACCTGCTGAGCACCCTGCATGCCATCTCCCCCCAGTTTCAGCTGAAGGCGACCACCACTCTGTCTCCTTTCCCCCTGGGGGCCCCTGTGCAGAACGGGTTAGCCAGCAGCTTGCAGGTCGAGGTCCACACCCTCCCCAGCAATCACCCAGAGCCACCTCTGCAGCCCATTCAGCCGCTGCCAGAGCCCCTGGCCCCACTCCACCCCATGCCAGCTCCCCCTAACTCTCCCCCGGCCCTCCACAACCACAAGTACAACACCGCCGCTACCTCGTACCCTCCACTTGCAAGCATGCCCATCAAACAGGAGAATAAAGGCTATTGCAATGTTAATCTGCTGGAGGACTTCCCTCTGCAAGAGCCTCAGTCCCCTCTGAAGCTCAGTCCAGGTTTTGACCTGGCTAAGGGCAGTGCTGCTAAGATCAACCTGCCCAAGGAGCTGTCGGCGGATGCCGTGAACCTAACCATACCCGCCTCTCTGGACCTTTCCCCGCTGTTGGGCTTCTGGCAGCTGCCACCTGCCGCCCAGAACGCCTTTGGGAATGGTACTCTCACCCTGGGGCCCGGGGAATCGCTGCCCCATCGATTAGGCTGTTtggggcagcagcagcaggaccCCTCCCTCGCCATGAGCCTGGGCCAGCTGGCTCTGCCCCCTCTGCCGCATGTGTTCTCTGCCACTGCGGGGCCAGCCATCTTGCCTCATTTCCACCACGCGTTCAGATGA
- the PLAGL1 gene encoding zinc finger protein PLAGL1 isoform X3, translating into MATHSPQKSHQCAHCEKTFNRKDHLKNHLQTHDPNKMAFGCEECGKKYHTVLGYKRHLALHAASSGDLTCGVCALELGSTEVLLDHLKAHAEEKPHHGAREKKHQCDHCERCFYTRKDVRRHLVVHTGCKDFLCQFCAQRFGRKDHLTRHTKKTHSQELMRESLQPGDLLSTLHAISPQFQLKATTTLSPFPLGAPVQNGLASSLQVEVHTLPSNHPEPPLQPIQPLPEPLAPLHPMPAPPNSPPALHNHKYNTAATSYPPLASMPIKQENKGYCNVNLLEDFPLQEPQSPLKLSPGFDLAKGSAAKINLPKELSADAVNLTIPASLDLSPLLGFWQLPPAAQNAFGNGTLTLGPGESLPHRLGCLGQQQQDPSLAMSLGQLALPPLPHVFSATAGPAILPHFHHAFR; encoded by the coding sequence ATGGcgacccactcaccccagaaaTCTCACCAGTGTGCTCACTGTGAGAAGACATTCAACCGGAAAGACCACCTGAAAAATCATCTCCAGACCCATGACCCTAACAAAATGGCCTTTGGGTGCGAGGAGTGTGGGAAGAAGTATCACACGGTGCTGGGCTACAAGAGGCACCTGGCGCTGCACGCGGCCAGCAGCGGCGACCTCACCTGCGGGGTGTGCGCGCTGGAGCTGGGCAGCACGGAGGTGCTGCTCGACCACCTCAAGGCCCACGCCGAAGAGAAGCCCCACCACGGAGCCCGGGAGAAGAAGCACCAGTGCGACCACTGCGAGAGGTGCTTCTACACCAGGAAAGATGTCCGGCGCCACCTGGTGGTCCACACAGGCTGCAAGGACTTCCTGTGTCAGTTCTGCGCCCAGAGATTTGGCCGCAAAGACCACCTCACCCGCCACACCAAGAAGACCCACTCGCAGGAGCTGATGAGGGAGAGTCTGCAGCCTGGAGACCTGCTGAGCACCCTGCATGCCATCTCCCCCCAGTTTCAGCTGAAGGCGACCACCACTCTGTCTCCTTTCCCCCTGGGGGCCCCTGTGCAGAACGGGTTAGCCAGCAGCTTGCAGGTCGAGGTCCACACCCTCCCCAGCAATCACCCAGAGCCACCTCTGCAGCCCATTCAGCCGCTGCCAGAGCCCCTGGCCCCACTCCACCCCATGCCAGCTCCCCCTAACTCTCCCCCGGCCCTCCACAACCACAAGTACAACACCGCCGCTACCTCGTACCCTCCACTTGCAAGCATGCCCATCAAACAGGAGAATAAAGGCTATTGCAATGTTAATCTGCTGGAGGACTTCCCTCTGCAAGAGCCTCAGTCCCCTCTGAAGCTCAGTCCAGGTTTTGACCTGGCTAAGGGCAGTGCTGCTAAGATCAACCTGCCCAAGGAGCTGTCGGCGGATGCCGTGAACCTAACCATACCCGCCTCTCTGGACCTTTCCCCGCTGTTGGGCTTCTGGCAGCTGCCACCTGCCGCCCAGAACGCCTTTGGGAATGGTACTCTCACCCTGGGGCCCGGGGAATCGCTGCCCCATCGATTAGGCTGTTtggggcagcagcagcaggaccCCTCCCTCGCCATGAGCCTGGGCCAGCTGGCTCTGCCCCCTCTGCCGCATGTGTTCTCTGCCACTGCGGGGCCAGCCATCTTGCCTCATTTCCACCACGCGTTCAGATGA